Proteins from a single region of Flavobacterium sp. K5-23:
- a CDS encoding glycosyltransferase, which translates to MLSILIPTYNYNAFPLVLELHKQCVESNLVFEILCFDDSSTFEIPENNQINSLDKCSYIILDKNIGRSKIRNLLASKSNYEWLLYMDCDTLPENSNFISNYISQINSSVKGVFFGGIIYTENKPDRDKLLRWVFGKKREAIPLSERKKNPYKTTFISNFLIKKSIFETILFDEKINTYGYEDFTFIHSLKDKNIEIQHIENPLYHLNLETSELFISKTKTALETLLFISKNNSKIKVDSKLIKIHKVLSLFKIEFLAAMLFQGLHIRLEENLTSKKPSLLLFDFYKIGYFCYLNIN; encoded by the coding sequence ATGCTTTCCATTCTTATTCCAACATATAATTACAATGCTTTTCCTTTAGTTTTAGAATTGCATAAGCAGTGTGTGGAATCTAATCTAGTTTTTGAGATTTTATGTTTCGATGATTCTTCCACTTTTGAAATCCCCGAAAATAATCAAATCAATAGTTTAGATAAATGCAGTTATATAATCTTAGATAAAAACATTGGTAGAAGTAAGATTCGAAATTTACTGGCTTCGAAGTCGAATTATGAGTGGTTGCTTTATATGGATTGCGACACTTTACCTGAAAATTCTAATTTTATTTCAAATTACATCAGCCAAATTAATTCATCAGTCAAAGGTGTTTTTTTTGGAGGAATTATTTATACTGAAAACAAACCTGATAGAGACAAATTATTACGATGGGTATTTGGAAAAAAAAGAGAAGCTATTCCATTATCTGAACGAAAAAAAAATCCTTATAAAACTACATTCATCTCTAATTTTTTAATAAAAAAATCTATTTTTGAAACAATTTTGTTTGATGAAAAAATCAACACTTACGGCTATGAAGATTTTACTTTTATTCATTCATTAAAGGATAAAAACATAGAAATTCAACATATTGAAAACCCATTGTATCATCTGAATTTGGAAACTTCCGAATTGTTTATTTCCAAAACAAAAACTGCTCTTGAAACCCTTTTATTTATTTCAAAAAACAATTCGAAAATTAAAGTCGATAGCAAACTAATTAAAATCCACAAGGTACTTTCCCTTTTCAAAATCGAATTCTTGGCGGCAATGTTGTTTCAGGGATTACATATAAGGTTAGAAGAAAACTTAACTTCAAAAAAACCGTCATTATTGTTGTTTGACTTCTATAAAATAGGCTATTTTTGTTATTTAAACATAAACTAG